One stretch of Nitrososphaerota archaeon DNA includes these proteins:
- the cobS gene encoding adenosylcobinamide-GDP ribazoletransferase — MFRQAGSVFSFLTIIPAGNSDLQTVAKHMYLFPVIGIAIGLLLGAAGWGMSFFLEPLVVGLLVTAGLVLITGIHHTDGLSDFADGIMVKGTKEKKLEVMRDPKVGSAGIITIVLYVAAAVIALSFMKGFELFYAILIGEIIAKFCMVLSASIGPSAWQGSNSTFIESMKDRKKLVIAGIITISIIVAFQNNAGFVALGAAIVITLIIIGVSRRSFGGISGDIMGATNELARVSAFLVFASL, encoded by the coding sequence ATGTTTAGACAAGCAGGTTCTGTGTTTTCATTTCTTACAATAATTCCTGCAGGAAATTCTGATCTGCAGACTGTTGCAAAACACATGTATCTATTTCCAGTAATTGGAATTGCAATTGGTTTGTTGCTTGGAGCAGCAGGCTGGGGAATGTCTTTCTTTTTAGAACCACTAGTAGTTGGATTGCTAGTTACTGCTGGCCTAGTACTGATCACTGGCATACACCATACTGATGGATTATCAGATTTTGCAGATGGTATCATGGTTAAGGGAACAAAAGAAAAAAAGCTAGAGGTGATGCGGGACCCAAAGGTCGGCTCTGCTGGAATAATTACCATTGTGCTTTATGTCGCAGCTGCTGTTATTGCACTCTCTTTCATGAAGGGCTTTGAGCTGTTTTATGCAATCTTGATTGGAGAAATTATTGCCAAATTTTGCATGGTGTTGTCTGCAAGCATTGGTCCTTCTGCTTGGCAGGGTTCTAACTCGACATTTATCGAATCAATGAAGGACAGAAAAAAGCTAGTCATTGCAGGAATAATTACCATATCGATAATTGTAGCATTTCAGAACAATGCCGGCTTTGTGGCATTGGGTGCTGCCATAGTAATAACTCTGATTATCATAGGCGTCTCTAGGCGTAGTTTTGGCGGAATCTCAGGTGACATTATGGGTGCTACAAACGAGCTGGCACGGGTTTCTGCATTTCTAGTGTTTGCATCGCTATGA